One stretch of Bombus pascuorum chromosome 14, iyBomPasc1.1, whole genome shotgun sequence DNA includes these proteins:
- the LOC132914123 gene encoding uncharacterized protein LOC132914123, with amino-acid sequence MRGANQDTATPYCRCRVLYLGSSVPHASKEGLLGVQEPLRELYPEQGALGARGLDSWLSVWSNGLLLENVDEHRKKVTRFFPIEALHYCAAVRHVKGGSGDASNTRFLPLDSPFARTPSANHPPLFAAVLRRTTGIKVLECHAFICKRDMAANALVRCCFHAYADSSYAKGLDPSATTTNGVTGGHPSNNSLYHTLGGSSTTLDGPQATRLDATSTDDLSLYNGDENHKVWARGREEVDGLYQEQGTLRSTKGSRPRQLVAPPPPPPPPPPPSQPLLLEESSSSSVRRKANKKLKKLKNRSSHEDPLQQAHLHPQLHQGIYTNGHGHHTLGHPVRQQHYHPHPLPPSSRSVAGTLARPAPVLLVPAATLPRKAHHHPKGLRPIPAAAPIVPVYAPLPVVPPPPAAAIYPAGTYGTAGNRGRRQHLEAESSTLGASRRLAASHADLTTAEMSRAADSPENESRFGTGIYRRKGHLNERAFSYSIRAEHRSRSHGSLASLGFSGQNGNALPKEEKKDREIAQLVAGLNLDDSPERVQPMPANSKSGYSHHQQQLQPLPRPRPR; translated from the coding sequence atgaGAGGTGCCAATCAGGATACGGCGACGCCGTACTGTCGCTGCAGAGTCCTTTACTTAGGCAGCTCGGTGCCCCATGCGAGTAAGGAAGGTTTGCTAGGGGTGCAGGAACCTTTGAGAGAATTATACCCAGAACAGGGTGCCTTGGGAGCACGTGGACTCGACTCCTGGCTGAGCGTCTGGAGCAACGGCCTGCTGCTGGAGAATGTGGACGAGCATCGCAAGAAGGTCACCAGGTTCTTTCCCATCGAGGCGCTGCACTACTGCGCTGCTGTGAGGCATGTCAAAGGCGGAAGCGGCGACGCCTCGAACACGAGGTTCCTTCCCTTGGACTCTCCCTTCGCTAGAACGCCCAGTGCCAACCATCCGCCGCTTTTCGCCGCGGTTCTGCGACGAACCACGGGTATCAAGGTTCTCGAATGTCACGCATTTATATGCAAGCGCGACATGGCGGCCAACGCCCTGGTCAGGTGTTGCTTTCACGCGTACGCGGACAGTAGCTACGCCAAGGGCCTTGATCCCTCTGCCACAACGACCAACGGAGTCACCGGTGGACATCCTTCGAATAACAGTCTCTACCACACTCTAGGAGGATCCAGTACTACCCTAGACGGTCCACAAGCGACTCGTTTAGACGCTACCTCAACAGACGACCTTAGCTTGTATAATGGAGATGAGAATCATAAGGTCTGGGCCAGAGGTCGAGAAGAGGTAGACGGTTTATATCAAGAACAGGGGACTCTGAGAAGCACCAAGGGATCCAGACCTCGTCAGCTGGTCGCTCCACCTCCTCCACCGCCTCCGCCCCCTCCACCTTCTCAACCTTTGCTCCTTGAAGAATCTTCATCGTCCTCAGTCCGCAGAAAAGCGAACAAGAAGCTCAAGAAGCTGAAAAACCGATCCTCTCACGAAGATCCCTTGCAACAAGCTCACCTTCATCCTCAGTTGCATCAAGGAATATACACTAATGGCCATGGACACCATACTCTGGGTCATCCAGTGAGGCAACAGCACTATCATCCTCATCCTCTGCCACCTAGCAGTCGATCAGTCGCAGGAACTTTGGCCAGACCAGCGCCAGTTTTATTGGTACCAGCCGCAACTTTACCTAGGAAAGCTCACCATCATCCTAAAGGGCTCAGACCGATTCCAGCAGCCGCTCCAATCGTTCCAGTGTACGCTCCACTACCTGTAGTGCCTCCTCCACCCGCTGCAGCTATTTATCCAGCTGGAACTTATGGGACAGCTGGAAACAGAGGCAGAAGACAGCATCTTGAGGCGGAGTCTTCGACTCTAGGAGCTTCCAGAAGACTGGCTGCCTCTCACGCGGATCTTACCACCGCAGAGATGAGCAGAGCAGCTGATAGCCCAGAGAACGAGTCGCGTTTTGGAACCGGAATCTATAGAAGAAAGGGTCATTTGAACGAAAGAGCGTTCTCATATAGCATTCGCGCGGAGCATCGTAGCAGAAGTCACGGAAGTTTGGCCTCTCTGGGCTTCAGCGGGCAAAATGGAAACGCGCTGCccaaagaagagaagaaggacAGGGAGATTGCTCAGTTGGTGGCTGGTTTGAACCTGGATGACAGCCCTGAGAGGGTACAGCCGATGCCAGCTAACTCCAAGAGCGGTTACTCGCACCATCAGCAACAGCTTCAGCCTCTACCTAGGCCACGACCTCGTTAG